In the Armatimonadota bacterium genome, TCAGCCCGTGCTGGCGCGCCTGCAGGTAGAACTCGACGACCCCGTACATCGCGCCGTGATCGGTGATGGCCACGGCGGGCATGCCCATCGCGGCCGCCGCCTTGACCAGCGGCTCGATCCGCGCAGCACCGTCGAGCAGGGAGTACTCGGTGTGGAGGTGGCAGTGCACGAAGACGTCGGCCATGGGCTCACCGGGCATTGTAGCACAGGCGCGGGCTCACCCGCCGTCCGCACGGCGCAGCCCGACCACCACGTGCACGTGGCTGGTGTGCGGCAACAGATCGACCGGGCAGACGCGCTCCACCCGGTACCCGGCGCGCTGCCAGGCGTGCAGGTCGCGGGCGCAGGCTGCCAGCGACCGCGCCACGCTCACCACGCGCGGGATCCCGCAGCCGGCCACGGCTTCCACCACCGCGGGCTCCAGCCCCTGCCCCCGGCTCTCCACCAGCGCGACCTGCGGCCGCCGCCTGCGGGCGGCGCGCGCCAGGTACGCGCGCGGCGTGCGCGGCACGAAGACGGCGTTGGGCACACCGTTGGCTGCGGCCGCCGCACGGTGGTCGTCCAGCAGCCGCCGGCGCGCCACCAGCCCGGTGGCCACCTGCGCGCGCCCCGCCAGGGCCAGCACCGCGAGCGGCGTGGTCGCGTGCAGGTCGACGACGGCGTCGTGCGCGTCGGGGGCGGCCAGGCGCAGGATCGCCTCGAGCAGCAGCGGCAGGGCGCTCGGGTTGGGCGGCAGGTCGCTGTCGGGCCGCAGGCGGATCCGGTAGCCGGCGATCTCGTCCTCGACGTAGGCGCGCCCCCACAGCAACCGCACACGCGGGCCGAGCAGCTCCAGCGTCGGCGCCGGCTGGACCGTGTGCAGGATGCCGACGAGGCCTGGCACGCGGTCGATGAGCGCGTGCACCAGCGCCGTGGGATCGGGCAGGGCGCGGGCGGTGGAGAGCACCAGCAGGGCCTCGCCCGTGGCGTGCGCCGCCAGTCCCACCACTCCGCGCACGAGCCCGTGCCCCGTGCTGCGGTCGTAGGGCGGCCAGCCCAGGGCC is a window encoding:
- the rlmD gene encoding 23S rRNA (uracil(1939)-C(5))-methyltransferase RlmD encodes the protein MRPRPSRQPVVPRTGERLTVRFTGLATDGAALARVGLATLSVPFGIPGEDAVVEVTRGGRRAEGRLVALVRKSADVTPARCPHFGRCGGCQWQHLVPDAQRRLKTRLVRDFLKEHVGVRRDLVAETVGGEVWAYRNVLRATVGAREGRAVVGFYVTGGARVVDVAACPVQHPANEAILHAVRRAVRALGWPPYDRSTGHGLVRGVVGLAAHATGEALLVLSTARALPDPTALVHALIDRVPGLVGILHTVQPAPTLELLGPRVRLLWGRAYVEDEIAGYRIRLRPDSDLPPNPSALPLLLEAILRLAAPDAHDAVVDLHATTPLAVLALAGRAQVATGLVARRRLLDDHRAAAAANGVPNAVFVPRTPRAYLARAARRRRPQVALVESRGQGLEPAVVEAVAGCGIPRVVSVARSLAACARDLHAWQRAGYRVERVCPVDLLPHTSHVHVVVGLRRADGG